One window from the genome of Bradyrhizobium xenonodulans encodes:
- a CDS encoding aminotransferase-like domain-containing protein: MPNMQRRHCQTSNNLQSEHDPLVIEMSRTHPPVVPAVFDPEYRAALDAVMARFTPSEMVGAHRWKGTDADRAAGAFFAGRRLGAIPEVGRVVLTNGTQSAFNMLMGGLVGRGEVLAVEDLTYPSVLVLSKRFGFVPHGVAMDGEGMLPDALESLCRRKRPKAMYAMSTLQNPTTVTMSLDRRAAIVAVARKYDLQIIEDDIYSLLPEAQLPPLSALAPERGWYMLGTAKSVASGLKVAYVVTPSETFSDTYFWPGVRSTFWMAAPINAAVSTQLIENGGTWRIIDAVRDEMRRRYTVVRPLVSHLDTSVADGALHLWVRLPTGLSAERMIGRVRSLGIAISGGAPYAPPDEIQPEAIRICLGYVRSHDVLAEAVRTVAASIQTEAKIPL, from the coding sequence ATGCCAAACATGCAACGACGGCACTGCCAAACGAGCAACAATCTTCAGTCCGAACATGACCCTTTGGTTATAGAGATGAGCCGTACTCACCCGCCTGTGGTGCCGGCAGTCTTCGATCCTGAGTATCGCGCCGCGCTTGACGCCGTGATGGCTCGCTTTACACCGAGCGAAATGGTAGGGGCCCATCGGTGGAAGGGAACAGACGCCGATCGTGCCGCCGGAGCCTTTTTCGCGGGCAGACGTTTAGGTGCAATTCCTGAAGTGGGCCGTGTAGTGTTGACCAACGGCACGCAAAGCGCTTTCAACATGTTGATGGGAGGGCTCGTTGGTCGCGGCGAAGTCTTGGCCGTGGAAGACCTAACCTATCCATCGGTGTTGGTACTATCCAAGCGATTTGGCTTTGTTCCGCATGGCGTTGCCATGGACGGCGAGGGGATGCTGCCAGATGCTCTGGAGAGTCTATGCCGTCGAAAGCGGCCCAAGGCGATGTATGCGATGTCAACGCTGCAGAATCCAACGACCGTAACGATGTCGTTAGATCGCCGCGCAGCGATCGTCGCCGTCGCTCGGAAATACGATCTGCAGATTATTGAAGATGACATTTACAGTCTGCTTCCCGAGGCTCAGCTACCTCCGTTATCTGCATTGGCGCCTGAACGTGGCTGGTACATGCTGGGCACAGCCAAGAGTGTCGCCTCGGGGCTTAAGGTCGCCTACGTCGTCACGCCGAGCGAGACGTTCTCTGACACGTATTTTTGGCCGGGCGTGAGGTCGACCTTCTGGATGGCCGCCCCAATCAATGCCGCCGTCAGTACGCAACTCATAGAAAATGGCGGAACTTGGCGCATCATTGATGCTGTGCGAGACGAAATGCGGCGGCGATATACTGTGGTACGGCCTTTGGTCTCGCACCTCGATACATCAGTTGCCGATGGCGCGCTTCATTTGTGGGTCCGCTTGCCGACAGGCTTGTCAGCCGAGCGGATGATCGGCCGCGTTCGAAGTCTTGGAATAGCGATATCTGGCGGCGCTCCTTACGCACCCCCGGATGAGATTCAGCCGGAAGCGATTCGCATATGCCTCGGCTACGTCCGCTCTCATGACGTTCTCGCCGAAGCAGTTCGCACCGTCGCCGCGAGTATACAAACGGAAGCAAAGATCCCGCTCTAA
- a CDS encoding amidohydrolase family protein — MKGQRLLIGATIIDGRGGPPRLDEAVLLDGHKISGVGRRDLLGRTAPDADILDLSGLYLTPGFINVHEHVFNKRQKGTAADYARANPDIQKFLGIRNAISSLSEGITTIRDAGSMGYLGVDIRDAFKGDIFVGPRIQAVSQGLTVTGGYVHQLFLEVDSIVEVRKAVGAMIKRNVDWVKCMASIEWSRAEGEPISAVNMSMEIMREAFAIAHHHGKRCMVHAVCNESIENALNAGVDTIEHGVMLDEPTAERMARAGVWLVPTLSSFREKCNDWGRGPGPMRHGALMRPYHDKSVRAAHSLGVKMAYGSDNFGNLVDEMRGLYELGLSLSECLVLATRNGAELLNIADRVGTIEEGKLADLVVLGSNPLSAPEAFSDIRFVFRDGRRINPTDLPI; from the coding sequence ATGAAAGGCCAGAGGCTGCTTATTGGCGCCACAATCATTGATGGAAGGGGAGGTCCGCCGCGTCTGGATGAGGCCGTTCTCTTGGACGGTCACAAGATCAGCGGAGTAGGGCGCCGGGACTTACTCGGCCGAACTGCGCCCGATGCGGATATTCTGGACCTCTCTGGTCTGTATCTCACACCGGGGTTCATCAATGTTCACGAGCATGTTTTCAACAAACGTCAGAAGGGTACGGCCGCCGATTACGCTCGAGCAAACCCCGATATTCAAAAATTCCTTGGCATTCGCAACGCAATCTCAAGTCTCTCTGAAGGCATAACGACAATCCGCGATGCTGGTTCTATGGGTTATTTAGGCGTAGACATCCGAGATGCCTTCAAGGGAGATATTTTTGTCGGCCCAAGAATACAGGCGGTCAGCCAGGGCCTGACAGTAACCGGGGGATATGTCCACCAGCTGTTTCTGGAGGTCGACTCTATTGTTGAGGTCCGCAAAGCGGTAGGCGCGATGATTAAGCGCAACGTCGATTGGGTCAAATGTATGGCCAGTATCGAATGGAGCAGAGCTGAAGGCGAGCCGATCAGCGCCGTCAATATGAGTATGGAAATTATGCGCGAGGCTTTCGCCATTGCCCACCATCACGGCAAACGATGCATGGTCCATGCAGTCTGCAATGAGTCGATCGAAAATGCCCTAAACGCAGGCGTCGACACTATAGAACACGGTGTCATGCTCGACGAACCTACCGCAGAGAGGATGGCGCGTGCGGGAGTTTGGCTCGTGCCGACGCTGAGCAGTTTTCGCGAGAAGTGCAATGATTGGGGTCGAGGTCCTGGTCCCATGCGCCACGGCGCGTTGATGCGCCCGTATCATGACAAGTCAGTCCGAGCGGCTCACTCACTTGGCGTAAAGATGGCGTATGGCTCAGACAATTTCGGCAATCTCGTTGACGAAATGCGAGGCTTGTATGAACTCGGACTTTCTTTGTCCGAGTGCTTGGTGCTCGCAACGCGGAACGGCGCTGAGTTACTGAACATTGCAGATAGAGTTGGGACTATCGAAGAGGGGAAGCTAGCCGATTTGGTCGTGCTTGGGAGTAACCCATTAAGCGCTCCGGAGGCGTTCAGTGACATTCGTTTCGTCTTTCGCGATGGGCGAAGGATAAACCCGACTGACTTACCAATCTAG
- a CDS encoding extracellular solute-binding protein — protein sequence MKPMTLPRMSIASLLGLSITFASAVAPAPASASDSRVLTLSYNNARYKDFFETTARLFEAENPEAHITTLPPVATEGEHLTRTFRLAVTGELPDVSFNGYSHVAIMARRGLAVPLDRFIADEKDWAESGLTPASMEATKVRGATYALPLESSTPTLFFNKDLVRRAGGDPDHLPPDWDGIIELAVKIHGLGNNIIGGFFDYNASGNWTYQAMVTGLGGHLMNEDDTKIEFNDSKGRRALDIIRRIGQTGMIDMSQDQAFQAFSAGQMGMITQSNTFLAKFEEDSKGRFEIQTMKWPLVAPEGRVPIGGRGIMMYTTDPKKQKIVWQYMKFMTTPKIQTLLVQMLSSTPANTIAIKQPEYLGKYYNDHPNEQIAVGALPFVTGWYAFPGDNAPRIVDAIRDHTRDVAINKAGVDEALSAMSNSVKKLLP from the coding sequence ATGAAGCCGATGACGCTGCCTCGAATGTCTATAGCTAGCCTGCTGGGTTTAAGTATCACGTTTGCTTCTGCAGTGGCGCCAGCGCCCGCGTCGGCGAGTGATTCGAGAGTTTTGACGCTTTCCTACAACAACGCCCGCTACAAGGACTTCTTTGAAACGACTGCCCGCCTTTTCGAGGCGGAGAACCCAGAGGCCCACATCACTACCTTACCGCCGGTCGCGACGGAAGGCGAACACCTCACGCGCACGTTCAGGCTGGCGGTCACCGGCGAACTTCCAGACGTCTCCTTCAACGGTTATTCCCATGTGGCTATCATGGCGCGGCGGGGTCTGGCAGTACCGTTGGATCGCTTCATCGCTGACGAAAAAGACTGGGCTGAGAGCGGGCTGACGCCCGCCTCAATGGAGGCTACCAAGGTTCGGGGAGCTACTTATGCTTTACCGCTTGAGAGCTCTACGCCAACGCTATTCTTCAATAAGGATCTCGTTCGTCGCGCCGGTGGCGACCCCGACCATCTTCCGCCGGACTGGGACGGCATCATTGAGCTCGCGGTTAAAATCCACGGCCTCGGCAACAACATAATCGGTGGATTCTTTGATTATAACGCAAGTGGCAACTGGACGTACCAAGCGATGGTTACCGGCCTGGGCGGTCATTTGATGAATGAAGATGACACCAAGATTGAGTTCAACGATTCGAAAGGGCGCCGAGCGCTCGATATCATTCGTCGGATCGGCCAGACCGGCATGATCGACATGAGCCAAGATCAGGCATTTCAAGCCTTCTCCGCCGGTCAGATGGGCATGATCACGCAATCCAACACCTTCTTAGCCAAGTTCGAGGAAGACTCTAAAGGTCGGTTTGAAATTCAGACCATGAAATGGCCCTTAGTCGCACCCGAGGGTAGGGTTCCTATCGGTGGTCGCGGCATCATGATGTACACCACCGATCCCAAAAAGCAGAAGATTGTGTGGCAGTACATGAAATTCATGACAACGCCCAAGATTCAAACTCTGTTGGTGCAGATGCTGAGCTCGACGCCAGCGAACACGATCGCGATCAAGCAGCCGGAGTATCTGGGAAAATATTACAATGACCATCCCAACGAGCAAATTGCGGTTGGCGCGCTGCCCTTTGTAACAGGATGGTATGCGTTCCCTGGCGACAATGCACCAAGAATTGTCGATGCAATCCGTGACCACACACGCGATGTTGCCATCAACAAAGCTGGCGTCGACGAAGCGCTCTCCGCCATGTCGAACAGCGTGAAGAAGCTTCTTCCCTAG
- a CDS encoding UPF0149 family protein codes for MELEGGPRAPHAGGRMGRRRDKASSSMAAAAMSLVQLERWLQDRAERRPVATSLPMLDGFTAAIVAGPVSISPLDWICPLLAIDVDAFNHGGTVEFAAISAVVQHHNAISNTLSTNAKKFEPIHPRKPNGDVDARPWCQGFHAAMQPRLSAWAPLLDTRNINHGLLLPILLHCVDDQSRPLLGPARKGPETKEFLRNAHTDIPAVVEAMRQYWMPIRYARPG; via the coding sequence TTGGAACTGGAAGGTGGCCCACGCGCGCCCCACGCAGGTGGCCGCATGGGCCGGCGTCGCGATAAAGCATCGTCGTCGATGGCGGCTGCCGCCATGTCGCTCGTGCAGCTCGAGCGATGGCTGCAGGATCGCGCCGAGCGGCGCCCCGTCGCCACCAGCCTGCCGATGTTGGACGGCTTCACTGCCGCAATCGTGGCCGGCCCGGTGTCGATCAGCCCGCTCGATTGGATCTGTCCGCTGCTGGCCATCGACGTCGACGCCTTCAACCACGGTGGCACGGTGGAGTTCGCGGCGATCTCCGCCGTCGTGCAGCACCACAACGCCATCAGCAACACCCTCTCGACCAACGCGAAGAAGTTCGAGCCGATCCATCCGCGCAAGCCGAACGGCGACGTCGATGCGCGTCCCTGGTGCCAGGGATTCCACGCCGCCATGCAGCCGCGACTATCGGCTTGGGCGCCGCTGCTCGATACCCGCAACATCAACCACGGCCTGCTGCTGCCCATCCTGCTGCACTGTGTGGACGATCAGAGCCGCCCGCTGCTTGGACCTGCAAGGAAGGGCCCCGAGACCAAGGAATTTCTGCGCAACGCCCACACCGATATCCCGGCGGTCGTCGAGGCCATGCGCCAGTACTGGATGCCGATCCGCTACGCCCGCCCTGGCTGA
- a CDS encoding ABC transporter ATP-binding protein: MVRHPAVFLMDEPLSNLDAKLRVQMRAEIKELHKRLGVTFVYVTHDQAEAMTLSDRVAVMLDGELLQVAPPQTIYADPDERRVAEFIGSPKINMLDGVVRERGFIDVAGSTLAIEADALAGTHLTLGIRPEAFHLAEHGGQSALTGSVRMIEHMGSDLFVHLDLPGAEHPLIARLLAERAPQIVLGQTLNIGVRPERVLLFTRDGRRLRREAQSGRASITPIRESIR, translated from the coding sequence ATGGTGCGTCATCCGGCTGTGTTCCTGATGGACGAGCCGCTGTCCAACCTTGATGCCAAGCTGCGCGTGCAGATGCGCGCCGAGATCAAGGAGCTGCACAAGCGGCTCGGAGTCACGTTCGTCTATGTCACCCATGACCAGGCCGAGGCCATGACGCTGTCGGACCGGGTCGCGGTGATGCTCGACGGCGAGTTGTTGCAGGTGGCTCCGCCGCAAACCATCTATGCCGATCCTGACGAGCGGCGCGTGGCCGAATTCATCGGTTCGCCTAAAATCAACATGCTTGATGGCGTGGTGCGCGAACGCGGGTTCATCGATGTGGCCGGATCGACGCTCGCGATCGAGGCCGATGCGCTTGCCGGTACACATTTGACGCTCGGCATTCGCCCTGAGGCTTTTCATCTCGCCGAGCACGGAGGGCAGAGCGCGCTGACTGGTTCCGTGCGCATGATCGAGCACATGGGCTCTGATCTCTTCGTGCATCTCGATCTGCCAGGCGCCGAGCATCCGTTGATCGCAAGGCTCCTCGCCGAACGGGCGCCGCAGATCGTCCTCGGCCAGACCCTCAATATCGGCGTCAGACCAGAACGCGTGCTGCTCTTTACCCGCGACGGACGTCGTCTGCGCCGGGAAGCGCAATCTGGTAGGGCGTCGATCACGCCGATCCGTGAGAGTATTCGATGA
- a CDS encoding alkaline phosphatase family protein, which produces MNKTKRFLIVSFDGLRPDLVTSKLTPNLWSLRKLGVTLANHGTVYPSETRSAFPSLVTGATTGCHGMVSNEYVDRASKPPRAIDTSDARLLRQLDIETGGKLYSVPSLGEILAAGGRSVAVLATNTPGTTRLFHHNAEDFGHIRLSGHFREVCTPDDILGEIEARIGPLPPAPPKTEPDRAGQDWITSAFLDVIWPKYQPDVTILSYGEPDTTSHFHGTGAEATRSIITYCDRQFGRVLDWWEAEGRQEDVQIFAISDHGHISGHTRISVADSLRGAGFNPGVAPAANVDVVVVPGQAGALYLADSDEAKVARLVATITSEPWCGPVFTRAKDEVNGIAPGSLSNRLVFADHVRAPDVSFSFRAHDIIDPFGLVGGTFYDNNRLPGLGLHGGLHPKELAAVGIVAGSAFPDIGSLSLLPSGICDVAPTILYLLEIDAPKTMSGRVLGDLLRPASTPEVAIRREVFEARLGGYKQVLRRVALGDISYIESGMAQS; this is translated from the coding sequence ATGAATAAAACAAAACGCTTCTTGATCGTTAGCTTCGACGGTTTGCGTCCCGATCTGGTGACGTCGAAACTGACACCGAACCTTTGGAGCTTGCGAAAGCTAGGTGTAACACTAGCAAATCATGGCACCGTTTACCCTTCCGAGACACGATCGGCGTTTCCCAGCCTCGTTACTGGCGCCACAACCGGCTGCCATGGTATGGTCAGCAATGAATATGTGGACCGAGCGTCCAAGCCGCCTCGCGCGATCGACACCTCGGATGCTAGACTCCTGCGCCAACTTGACATCGAGACCGGCGGTAAACTTTATTCAGTACCCTCACTAGGCGAGATATTGGCCGCCGGCGGTCGCAGCGTCGCGGTGCTTGCCACGAATACACCTGGAACAACGCGGCTTTTTCACCACAACGCCGAGGATTTCGGTCATATTCGTCTGTCCGGGCATTTCCGTGAGGTCTGTACGCCAGACGATATTCTGGGGGAAATCGAAGCACGCATCGGGCCACTTCCTCCTGCCCCTCCTAAGACCGAGCCGGACCGGGCCGGGCAGGATTGGATTACCTCGGCCTTCTTGGATGTTATATGGCCGAAATACCAGCCCGATGTCACGATTCTTTCCTACGGCGAGCCGGACACAACCTCGCACTTTCACGGTACGGGAGCCGAAGCAACTCGATCCATCATTACCTACTGCGATCGCCAGTTCGGCCGTGTGCTCGATTGGTGGGAAGCCGAGGGAAGGCAGGAAGACGTGCAGATTTTCGCGATCTCTGATCATGGCCACATCAGCGGCCATACGCGTATCTCGGTTGCGGATAGCCTGCGTGGGGCCGGCTTCAACCCTGGCGTCGCGCCCGCTGCCAACGTTGACGTGGTAGTCGTGCCTGGGCAGGCCGGCGCTCTCTATCTTGCCGATTCCGATGAGGCGAAGGTTGCCCGGCTCGTTGCGACCATTACGTCCGAGCCATGGTGCGGGCCTGTGTTCACACGTGCGAAGGACGAGGTCAACGGCATCGCGCCCGGGAGCCTCTCAAACCGCCTCGTCTTCGCCGATCATGTGCGGGCGCCGGACGTATCCTTTTCCTTTCGGGCTCACGATATCATCGATCCCTTCGGCCTCGTAGGCGGCACCTTCTATGATAATAATCGTCTACCAGGCCTCGGCCTTCATGGCGGATTGCATCCCAAAGAACTCGCAGCGGTGGGCATTGTCGCAGGATCAGCTTTTCCGGACATCGGATCGCTATCTTTGTTGCCGTCGGGGATCTGCGACGTGGCACCGACGATCCTCTATTTGCTTGAAATCGACGCACCAAAGACGATGAGTGGGCGGGTGCTTGGCGACCTTCTACGGCCAGCATCGACGCCAGAGGTCGCCATTCGTAGAGAGGTCTTCGAGGCGCGGCTTGGCGGCTACAAACAGGTTCTTCGAAGGGTGGCGCTAGGCGACATCAGCTACATTGAAAGCGGAATGGCACAAAGCTGA
- the tnpA gene encoding IS66-like element accessory protein TnpA, which translates to MADAMLDARQEGGSYRRIELITGERRRRRRTAEEKARIVAESFEEGANISEVARRNGVVRGLLTVWRHKFVAAAGDQAPSFVPVRIEAERGAELAGEPGSVAPAPTQPQMVSRRAKLGGIEIEVIGALIRVEPGVDAATLCMVLSVLRGGR; encoded by the coding sequence ATGGCAGATGCCATGCTTGATGCCAGGCAGGAAGGCGGTTCGTATCGTCGTATCGAGTTGATCACCGGGGAGCGCCGGCGGCGGCGGCGGACGGCGGAAGAGAAGGCACGGATCGTAGCCGAGAGCTTCGAGGAAGGCGCCAACATTTCCGAGGTCGCGCGCCGCAATGGCGTTGTCCGCGGGCTGCTCACGGTGTGGCGGCACAAGTTCGTGGCGGCAGCGGGCGATCAGGCGCCAAGCTTTGTGCCGGTTCGGATCGAGGCGGAGCGCGGCGCCGAACTTGCAGGCGAGCCGGGCAGTGTCGCACCGGCGCCGACGCAGCCGCAAATGGTATCGCGACGGGCCAAGCTTGGTGGGATCGAGATCGAGGTGATCGGGGCGCTGATCCGGGTTGAGCCGGGAGTGGACGCAGCGACGCTTTGCATGGTGCTGTCGGTGCTCAGAGGCGGTCGATGA
- a CDS encoding carbohydrate ABC transporter permease — protein sequence MSSNRDPKGPLSQAAILRHAVLLVSGALMLVPFVWMISLSIKPPGEIFRTSFSFWPTQFYGVENYTTALTQAPLPRYMGNGLIVCAMILALQILVCAPCAYAFAKLRFPGRDLLFRLVLVGLLLPQQVLSLPLFILGYQLGVLNTYVALVFPYVVSPFGIFLFRQFFKTIPDDVVHAARLDGLSELTIVWKIMVPMALPAIVAFSIFSVVSHWNDLFWPLIAVRSESLMPPPLGVMVFRTVEFGNDYGPLMAAATLVVLPMILAFLAAQNWFVEGMTRGAVK from the coding sequence ATGAGCTCCAACAGAGATCCGAAGGGCCCGTTGTCTCAGGCTGCTATTCTTCGCCACGCCGTCCTGCTCGTCAGCGGCGCCCTAATGCTCGTCCCCTTCGTGTGGATGATCTCCCTGTCGATCAAGCCGCCTGGAGAGATCTTCCGCACAAGCTTCTCCTTTTGGCCCACCCAGTTCTACGGAGTCGAGAACTACACGACGGCGCTAACGCAAGCGCCGCTGCCGCGCTACATGGGTAACGGGCTCATAGTCTGCGCGATGATCCTGGCGCTACAAATTCTTGTCTGCGCCCCTTGTGCCTATGCGTTCGCCAAGCTCCGCTTTCCCGGCCGCGACCTACTCTTCCGCCTAGTGCTGGTCGGCCTGCTCCTGCCGCAACAGGTGCTGTCACTGCCCCTCTTCATCCTCGGTTACCAGCTCGGCGTCCTCAACACTTATGTGGCCCTGGTCTTCCCGTATGTGGTCTCACCCTTCGGCATCTTCCTGTTCCGGCAATTCTTCAAGACCATTCCCGACGACGTGGTCCACGCGGCGCGCCTCGACGGTCTCTCGGAGCTAACCATCGTCTGGAAGATCATGGTGCCAATGGCGCTCCCAGCGATCGTCGCCTTTTCTATCTTCTCGGTGGTCAGCCACTGGAACGACCTGTTCTGGCCACTGATCGCGGTGCGTTCCGAAAGCCTTATGCCGCCGCCGCTCGGCGTCATGGTTTTCAGGACCGTTGAGTTCGGCAATGACTACGGCCCCCTCATGGCCGCGGCAACTCTCGTTGTGCTTCCCATGATCCTGGCCTTTCTCGCCGCACAAAATTGGTTCGTCGAGGGGATGACACGAGGTGCCGTCAAGTAG
- the tnpB gene encoding IS66 family insertion sequence element accessory protein TnpB (TnpB, as the term is used for proteins encoded by IS66 family insertion elements, is considered an accessory protein, since TnpC, encoded by a neighboring gene, is a DDE family transposase.), whose product MIALRPELKVVVAAQPVDFRKSLHTLSALVSEALRANPYCGDIFVFRSKRSDRVKFLAWDGSGMVLVTKWLHQGHFTWPPIRGGVVHLSATQLAMLLDGLDWTRVSPKAVKQPAVVG is encoded by the coding sequence ATGATAGCGCTGCGGCCCGAGCTCAAGGTCGTGGTGGCGGCCCAGCCGGTCGACTTTCGCAAGTCGTTGCACACGCTGTCGGCGCTGGTGAGCGAAGCGCTACGCGCCAACCCCTACTGCGGCGACATTTTTGTGTTCCGTTCCAAACGTTCAGACAGAGTGAAGTTTCTGGCGTGGGACGGCAGCGGCATGGTTCTGGTGACGAAGTGGCTGCACCAGGGACACTTCACCTGGCCGCCGATCCGCGGCGGCGTGGTGCATCTAAGTGCGACACAACTCGCGATGCTGCTCGACGGACTCGATTGGACCCGTGTTTCACCCAAGGCTGTGAAGCAGCCAGCCGTTGTCGGCTGA
- a CDS encoding carbohydrate ABC transporter permease: MTQRFTLSSDPTAGGGVRTLPSPVISPASRRAFTEAVAAWTLAGPAIIFLLVLFFLPAISVFVIALTDWQFGARTLSFVGLSNFREIFADEGFRVSLVNTVAYVLIVVPGTVVLGLLIAILIESGKSCRSFYRAVHFLPFMATLSAMAIAWEALLHPTIGLVNQTLSAVGLPTANWLRDANTALPVLAVIGIWQNLGFAMVLFLAGLKSIPQDLYDAADVDGADLWLDRLRTVTLPMLGPVLMFVVIIVALRAFETFDTIQILTQGGPDHASEALLFTLYRESFEYLRAGYGAAVAVVFLGIVLTLTLIQVQLIDRKVHYQ, encoded by the coding sequence ATGACCCAGCGTTTTACCTTGTCCAGCGATCCCACCGCAGGCGGTGGCGTTCGAACGTTGCCATCTCCCGTCATCTCACCCGCGAGCAGGCGAGCTTTTACGGAGGCGGTGGCCGCTTGGACGCTGGCCGGACCGGCGATTATCTTTCTGCTTGTCCTGTTCTTCTTGCCGGCGATCAGCGTCTTCGTCATCGCGCTCACCGACTGGCAGTTCGGTGCGCGGACGCTGTCCTTCGTGGGGCTTTCTAACTTCCGCGAGATCTTCGCCGACGAGGGGTTCCGGGTCTCGCTCGTCAACACCGTCGCCTACGTTCTGATCGTCGTGCCGGGCACCGTCGTCCTCGGTCTTCTAATCGCGATTCTAATCGAAAGCGGAAAATCCTGTCGCTCCTTTTACCGTGCCGTTCACTTCCTACCTTTTATGGCGACGCTATCGGCCATGGCAATCGCTTGGGAGGCGCTCTTGCATCCCACGATTGGCCTTGTCAACCAGACGCTGTCCGCTGTCGGACTGCCGACTGCCAACTGGCTACGCGATGCGAATACCGCGCTTCCGGTGCTCGCCGTCATCGGTATTTGGCAGAATCTCGGCTTTGCCATGGTTCTCTTTCTTGCCGGCCTCAAAAGCATTCCGCAAGACCTCTACGATGCGGCCGACGTTGACGGCGCGGATCTCTGGCTCGACCGGCTGCGCACCGTCACCCTGCCCATGCTCGGGCCGGTCTTGATGTTCGTGGTTATTATCGTGGCGCTGAGAGCGTTCGAGACCTTCGATACTATCCAAATCCTCACCCAGGGCGGGCCCGATCACGCTTCCGAAGCACTGCTCTTCACCCTCTACCGCGAGAGCTTCGAGTATTTACGTGCCGGTTATGGCGCCGCCGTTGCCGTCGTCTTTCTCGGCATCGTCCTAACACTCACTCTCATTCAGGTCCAGCTCATTGACAGGAAGGTGCACTACCAATGA